The Actinomycetota bacterium genome includes a region encoding these proteins:
- a CDS encoding GNAT family protein, with protein sequence MTRQVRFLVPPDEIVADQVVLRRWSPSQVGAMVAAVAESREHLKPWMPWAQKPLDERTYADLVARAQESFQAGREFAYAMFPPDDASKVVGSCGLHARRGPDTLEIGYWVHVDHGGRGLATAAADALTSVAFDLGATRVEIRCDEANLPSAAVARKAGFTLQGVRDREPEAPGHSGREMVWVKTRST encoded by the coding sequence GTGACCCGACAGGTCCGGTTCCTGGTTCCCCCGGACGAGATCGTCGCGGACCAGGTGGTTCTCAGGCGCTGGAGCCCGAGCCAGGTCGGGGCGATGGTGGCTGCGGTCGCTGAGAGCCGGGAGCACCTCAAGCCGTGGATGCCGTGGGCCCAGAAGCCGCTGGACGAGCGGACGTACGCGGACCTGGTCGCGAGGGCCCAGGAGTCGTTCCAGGCCGGACGCGAGTTCGCCTACGCGATGTTTCCTCCCGACGACGCGAGCAAGGTGGTCGGCTCCTGTGGGCTGCACGCAAGACGCGGACCGGACACCCTCGAGATCGGCTACTGGGTGCACGTGGACCACGGGGGCCGGGGGCTCGCGACCGCCGCCGCCGACGCTCTCACCTCGGTTGCCTTCGACCTGGGCGCTACGCGGGTGGAGATCCGCTGCGACGAGGCCAACCTGCCGAGCGCGGCGGTGGCGCGCAAGGCCGGGTTCACCCTGCAAGGGGTCCGGGACCGGGAGCCCGAAGCCCCCGGGCACTCCGGCCGGGAGATGGTGTGGGTGAAGACCCGCTCCACGTGA
- a CDS encoding MMPL family transporter: MGVRVLERLGRWVVRRRKVVLAASAVAIVVSAVLGAGVAERLSSGGFDDPGAESSEAARILESRFKTGDPNLVLLVTARQGSVDSSAVAAQGAALTEELSAERGIDQALSYWSLFSAPPLRSRDGRQALVLARMTGTEDEIDDRVEVLSQKYTRSTDAITVGVTGFAEVFRQIGTTIERDLARAEAIAIPVTLVLLVLVFGSVVAASMPLAVGIVAVIGTFLVLRIVASVTQVSIFALNLTTAMGLGLAIDYALFVVSRFREEMRNGMHPHDAVVRSVQTAGRTVAFSALTVAVSLAVLLLFPLAFLRSFAYAGIAVLALTGLGAVVVLPALLAVLGPRIDNLRILRREPKPVGEGFWHRVAMFVMRRPIPIGLAVVALLLFLGAPFLRIELGLPDDRVLPPEISSRRVSDEIRKGFESKEAGTVAVVAAESGPPRAVSSSIDSYATALSKVDGVSRVDAFTGFYVDGRKVAPAVPQLAQRFSAQASTWLAVVPSVEPLSERGERLVRAVRSVPSPFQVVVGGPSAQLVDAKETLLSRMPLAAGIIGVVTFVVLFLMFGSLLVPLKAVVLNLLSLTATFGAMVWIFQDGHLSGLLGFTAIGNIAISTPILMFCIAFGLSMDYEVFLLSRIKEEHDRTHDNQLAVAVGLERTGRLVTAAAALIAVVFLATATSKVSFIKLFGLGLTMAVIMDATLIRGALVPAFMRLAGEANWWLPKSLRRFHTRFGIRESGEPDAGAEVAGPPSLVDESDPGEAPDAYDETDEEAVEEPGEVREPVTVARGRNPRRGRVPAATRTAVRRRPDGPSAWEAR; encoded by the coding sequence GTGGGGGTACGCGTGCTCGAGCGGCTGGGGCGGTGGGTGGTCCGGCGCAGGAAGGTCGTGCTGGCCGCGTCCGCCGTAGCGATCGTGGTGTCGGCGGTACTGGGAGCCGGCGTCGCCGAGCGGCTTTCGTCCGGAGGCTTTGACGACCCGGGGGCCGAGTCCAGCGAGGCCGCGAGGATCCTGGAGAGCCGGTTCAAGACCGGCGACCCGAACCTCGTGCTGCTCGTCACCGCCCGGCAGGGAAGCGTGGACTCCTCCGCCGTAGCCGCCCAGGGGGCAGCGCTCACCGAGGAGCTTTCGGCGGAGCGGGGCATCGACCAGGCGCTGTCCTACTGGTCACTTTTCTCGGCCCCCCCGCTGCGCAGCCGGGACGGCCGCCAGGCGCTGGTGCTCGCGCGGATGACGGGCACCGAGGACGAGATCGACGACCGCGTCGAGGTGCTGTCGCAGAAGTACACGCGCAGCACGGACGCCATCACCGTCGGAGTGACGGGGTTCGCGGAGGTCTTCCGCCAAATTGGGACCACGATCGAAAGGGACCTGGCGAGGGCGGAGGCGATCGCCATCCCGGTCACGCTCGTGCTCCTTGTCCTGGTGTTCGGAAGCGTGGTTGCCGCGTCCATGCCGCTGGCCGTCGGGATCGTGGCTGTGATCGGGACGTTCCTCGTCCTGCGCATCGTGGCGTCCGTGACTCAGGTGTCGATCTTCGCTCTCAACCTGACTACCGCGATGGGACTGGGACTGGCTATCGACTACGCCCTGTTCGTCGTGTCGCGGTTCCGCGAGGAGATGCGAAACGGAATGCACCCCCACGACGCGGTCGTTCGCAGCGTCCAGACCGCCGGACGGACCGTGGCGTTCAGCGCGCTGACTGTCGCCGTCTCGCTGGCCGTGCTGCTTTTGTTTCCGCTGGCGTTTTTGAGGTCCTTCGCCTATGCGGGGATCGCCGTCCTGGCCTTAACGGGCTTGGGGGCGGTGGTCGTCCTGCCGGCGCTTCTTGCGGTGCTCGGCCCCCGGATCGACAACCTGCGGATCCTGCGCCGGGAGCCAAAGCCCGTCGGAGAGGGGTTCTGGCACCGGGTGGCGATGTTCGTCATGCGCCGGCCCATCCCGATCGGTCTGGCGGTCGTCGCGCTGCTGCTGTTCCTGGGGGCTCCTTTCCTGCGAATCGAGCTCGGCCTGCCGGACGACCGTGTCCTGCCACCCGAGATCTCCAGCAGGCGCGTGTCCGACGAGATCCGCAAGGGGTTTGAGTCCAAGGAGGCCGGGACGGTGGCCGTGGTGGCTGCCGAGTCCGGACCGCCCCGCGCCGTGTCTTCGTCCATCGACTCCTACGCCACCGCCCTGTCGAAGGTGGACGGCGTCTCGCGGGTTGACGCCTTCACCGGGTTCTACGTGGACGGGCGCAAGGTCGCTCCGGCCGTGCCCCAGCTGGCACAGAGGTTCTCGGCGCAGGCGTCCACCTGGCTGGCGGTGGTGCCGTCCGTCGAGCCGCTGTCGGAGCGGGGGGAGCGGCTCGTCCGCGCGGTCCGGTCGGTGCCCTCTCCGTTCCAGGTGGTGGTGGGGGGGCCGTCGGCGCAGCTGGTGGACGCAAAAGAGACGTTGCTTTCCCGGATGCCGCTGGCCGCCGGGATCATCGGCGTCGTCACGTTCGTGGTGCTGTTTTTGATGTTCGGGAGCCTCCTCGTGCCGCTGAAGGCGGTCGTGCTGAACCTGCTCAGCCTCACGGCGACATTCGGCGCGATGGTCTGGATCTTCCAGGACGGCCACCTTTCGGGCCTGCTCGGGTTCACCGCCATCGGCAACATCGCGATCTCGACCCCGATCCTGATGTTCTGCATCGCGTTCGGGCTCTCCATGGACTACGAGGTGTTCCTGCTGTCGCGGATCAAGGAGGAGCACGACCGGACGCACGACAACCAGCTCGCGGTCGCGGTCGGCCTGGAGCGGACCGGACGCCTGGTCACCGCAGCGGCGGCCTTGATCGCGGTCGTGTTCCTGGCCACGGCCACGTCGAAGGTGTCGTTCATCAAGCTGTTCGGCCTGGGGCTGACCATGGCCGTGATCATGGACGCGACGCTCATCAGGGGGGCTCTCGTCCCGGCGTTCATGAGGCTGGCCGGGGAGGCGAACTGGTGGCTGCCGAAGTCGTTGCGACGGTTCCACACGAGGTTCGGGATCAGAGAGTCCGGGGAGCCTGACGCGGGGGCCGAGGTTGCCGGCCCGCCTAGCCTGGTGGACGAGTCCGACCCCGGCGAGGCTCCGGACGCCTACGACGAGACGGACGAAGAGGCCGTTGAGGAGCCGGGGGAGGTCCGGGAGCCGGTGACGGTGGCCCGCGGGAGAAACCCTCGCCGCGGGCGGGTGCCCGCTGCCACCCGGACCGCTGTCCGCCGCCGGCCGGACGGTCCCTCGGCGTGGGAGGCCCGGTGA
- a CDS encoding L,D-transpeptidase: MSRILGLLAAVAALIPGAAAVHVVNQTPQSALVVPNVQIATAGEPIRLTPQELGVRRTPEGLQVDDKKLDARLIEVAKSFTSASQASRYELTKDGVILHTGQPGVELDMPVMRRQLLDALEGSSARLELPVREVPPAPPPKFAIVVKLRDFRLELYEGITMRQAYPVGVGELKFPTPPGAYYIREKAKNPTWRNPGSGWARTMPAFIPPGPKNPLGTRAMRLDRQALVIHGTPNPASVGRRSSHGCIRMRKPDVENLFDQVPTGTPVFIVP, translated from the coding sequence ATGTCGCGCATCCTCGGCCTGCTGGCGGCCGTCGCCGCCCTGATCCCAGGCGCCGCCGCCGTCCACGTGGTCAACCAGACACCCCAGTCGGCGCTGGTCGTCCCGAACGTGCAGATCGCCACGGCCGGGGAGCCGATCCGGCTCACGCCCCAGGAACTGGGGGTCCGGCGGACGCCCGAAGGACTGCAGGTCGACGACAAAAAGCTGGACGCACGGCTGATCGAAGTCGCCAAGAGCTTCACCAGCGCCTCCCAGGCCAGCCGCTACGAGCTGACGAAGGACGGCGTCATCCTGCACACGGGCCAGCCGGGCGTAGAGCTGGACATGCCCGTGATGCGCCGCCAGCTCCTGGACGCCCTCGAGGGCTCGTCGGCGCGCCTGGAGCTGCCGGTGCGCGAGGTCCCGCCCGCTCCCCCGCCCAAGTTCGCGATCGTCGTGAAGCTGCGGGACTTCCGCCTGGAGCTGTACGAGGGGATCACGATGCGCCAGGCCTACCCCGTCGGGGTCGGCGAGCTGAAGTTCCCCACTCCGCCCGGCGCGTACTACATCCGCGAGAAAGCCAAGAACCCGACCTGGCGCAACCCCGGGTCCGGGTGGGCGCGGACGATGCCGGCGTTCATCCCGCCGGGCCCGAAGAACCCCCTCGGGACGAGGGCCATGCGCCTGGACCGCCAGGCCCTGGTCATCCACGGGACGCCGAACCCGGCCTCCGTGGGCCGCAGGTCCAGCCACGGGTGCATCCGAATGCGCAAGCCGGACGTCGAGAACCTGTTCGACCAGGTCCCCACGGGGACCCCGGTCTTCATCGTCCCTTAG
- a CDS encoding enoyl-CoA hydratase/isomerase family protein, giving the protein MAYETLLLDRDGYVATVTMNRPERRNAVTPQMFAELESVFRELSADDSCRVVILTGAGGAFCSGLDLSALGGGGVPTPASFRDRMRDVNACIRAIADFPKPTIAAVEGIAAGGGCNLALICDIVVASDDARFAELFVRRGLTVDMGGTWALTRRVGLHRAKELAFTGDTVSAQEAERIGLVNRVVPKAAVLKESAELASRIAANAPVAVRMAKHGLNRASESGLEESLDLEAHAQAICSSTQDVVEGVTAFLEKREPKFQGR; this is encoded by the coding sequence ATGGCCTACGAGACGCTGCTGCTGGACCGCGATGGCTACGTCGCGACCGTGACGATGAACCGTCCGGAGCGGCGCAACGCCGTCACGCCGCAGATGTTCGCGGAGCTCGAGTCAGTGTTCCGCGAGCTGTCCGCTGACGACTCCTGTCGCGTGGTGATCCTCACCGGTGCCGGGGGCGCGTTCTGCTCCGGTCTCGACCTCAGTGCCCTGGGCGGGGGCGGTGTTCCCACGCCGGCGTCATTCCGCGACCGCATGCGCGACGTGAACGCATGCATCCGGGCGATCGCCGACTTCCCGAAACCGACCATCGCCGCGGTGGAGGGCATCGCCGCGGGAGGCGGCTGCAACCTCGCCCTCATCTGCGACATCGTCGTCGCCTCAGACGATGCGCGGTTCGCGGAGCTCTTCGTGCGGCGTGGGCTGACCGTTGATATGGGCGGGACCTGGGCCCTGACCCGCCGGGTGGGTCTGCACAGGGCGAAGGAGCTCGCGTTCACCGGCGACACCGTGTCCGCCCAGGAGGCCGAACGGATAGGTCTGGTCAACCGGGTGGTCCCGAAGGCCGCGGTGCTCAAGGAGTCCGCGGAGCTGGCCTCCCGCATCGCCGCGAACGCGCCGGTGGCGGTCCGGATGGCCAAGCACGGCCTCAACCGGGCGTCGGAGTCCGGGCTGGAGGAGTCGCTCGACCTCGAGGCGCACGCCCAGGCCATCTGCTCGTCCACCCAGGACGTGGTTGAGGGCGTGACGGCATTCCTGGAGAAACGGGAGCCGAAATTCCAGGGCCGCTGA
- a CDS encoding YraN family protein, whose translation MTTARRVLGTLGEQAASESLEAQGYRILHRNYRVRSGEIDIVCEHDGVLVFCEVKARTSAMFGLPEEAVTPSKCRRIRHLAAEYLHREHRRARTVRFDVISVLVNSGVVRELRHIPNAF comes from the coding sequence ATGACGACCGCGAGGCGAGTGCTCGGGACGCTGGGGGAGCAGGCGGCCAGTGAGTCGCTGGAGGCCCAGGGCTACAGGATCCTTCACCGCAACTACCGCGTTCGAAGCGGGGAGATCGACATCGTCTGCGAGCACGACGGAGTCCTCGTGTTCTGCGAGGTGAAGGCGCGGACGTCGGCGATGTTCGGCCTGCCGGAGGAGGCGGTGACGCCCTCCAAGTGCCGCCGGATCAGGCACCTGGCGGCTGAGTACCTGCACAGGGAGCACCGGCGGGCGAGGACGGTGCGCTTTGACGTCATCTCGGTGCTCGTGAACTCGGGGGTCGTCCGCGAACTGCGGCACATCCCGAACGCGTTCTAG
- a CDS encoding DUF2469 domain-containing protein, with translation MSAEDLEKYETEMELQLYREYRDVLQMFKFVVETERRFYLCNEAHLEIRGVDSQVYFELVLADAWVWDMYRPARFVTNVRVLTFKDVNIEELTKDPSALEALAREFGQPES, from the coding sequence ATGTCCGCCGAAGACCTCGAGAAGTACGAGACCGAGATGGAGCTCCAGCTCTACCGGGAGTACCGCGACGTGCTCCAGATGTTCAAGTTCGTGGTCGAGACGGAGCGGCGGTTCTATCTGTGCAACGAAGCTCACCTGGAGATCCGGGGTGTGGACAGCCAGGTGTACTTCGAGCTCGTGCTGGCGGACGCCTGGGTCTGGGACATGTACCGCCCGGCCCGGTTCGTGACCAACGTCCGCGTGCTGACGTTCAAGGACGTCAACATCGAGGAGCTCACAAAGGACCCCTCGGCCCTGGAGGCCCTGGCCAGGGAGTTCGGACAGCCCGAGAGCTGA